One genomic window of Paenibacillus xylanilyticus includes the following:
- a CDS encoding DUF2161 domain-containing phosphodiesterase, with translation MAVKYETELYSPLKAFFEKQGFLIKAEVRHCDLVGVRSDQDEPLIVEMKKTFNLSLLLQGMQRLKLSPFVYLAVERNRSKRGAVNQRWSELTALCHQLGLGLITVTFYKTKSPFIDVLCEPAVLNRRTTRIPSRKGGVRRQRLLREFEERSGDYNTGGSTRRQLVTAYREKALRVASALRTQGEASPAVLARETGVGSAAAILQKNYYGWFERLSRGKYVLTIKGAQALIEHSHMLEDHDTLEHDLMVPGNLDFSEDFIVEELGKIAEATEQYRVLEDEASGQLSKNK, from the coding sequence ATGGCAGTAAAATACGAGACCGAGTTATATTCGCCACTAAAAGCCTTTTTTGAAAAGCAGGGATTCCTGATCAAAGCTGAAGTCAGACATTGCGACCTCGTCGGAGTCAGATCCGATCAAGACGAGCCCCTTATTGTGGAGATGAAAAAAACCTTCAATCTTTCCCTGCTGCTTCAGGGGATGCAGAGGCTAAAACTTAGTCCATTCGTTTATCTGGCTGTAGAGCGCAATCGGAGCAAACGCGGGGCTGTTAACCAGCGCTGGAGCGAACTCACAGCACTGTGCCACCAGCTTGGGCTTGGCCTGATTACGGTGACGTTCTATAAGACCAAATCACCATTCATTGATGTGCTGTGTGAGCCTGCGGTATTGAACCGCCGTACAACCCGGATTCCTTCCCGTAAAGGTGGGGTAAGACGTCAACGGCTGCTGAGGGAATTCGAAGAACGCAGCGGAGACTATAACACGGGCGGCAGTACCCGCAGGCAGCTGGTAACCGCATACCGGGAGAAGGCGCTGCGTGTCGCCTCTGCCCTGCGAACCCAAGGTGAAGCTTCTCCTGCCGTACTCGCAAGAGAAACCGGAGTCGGATCGGCTGCAGCCATTTTGCAGAAAAATTACTATGGGTGGTTCGAACGATTGTCTCGCGGTAAATACGTACTTACGATCAAAGGGGCACAAGCCCTGATCGAGCATTCTCATATGCTGGAAGACCATGATACGTTGGAGCATGATCTAATGGTGCCAGGGAATCTGGACTTCTCCGAGGATTTTATTGTGGAAGAGCTAGGAAAAATTGCGGAGGCAACTGAGCAGTATCGGGTACTCGAAGACGAAGCTTCTGGCCAATTGTCCAAAAATAAATAA
- a CDS encoding PrkA family serine protein kinase yields the protein MNIFERVAEYRAESDRLSWNGTFEDYIALLREDPTPAMTAHARVYQMIESFGVEEVGGHKRYKFFEQEIFGLDRSIEKLVEEYFHSAARRLDVRKRILLLMGPVSGGKSTLVTLLKRGLEQFSRTEKGAVYAIEGCPMHEEPLHLIPLELRPEVEKEIGVRIEGNLCPSCQMRLRTEYGGDISRVKVERVIISEDNRIGIGTFSPSDPKSQDIADLTGSIDFSTITEFGSESDPRAYRFDGELNKANRGLMEFQEMLKCDEKFLWNLLSLTQEGNFKAGRFALISADEMIVAHTNESEYKSFISNKKNEALQSRMIVMPIPYNLKVSEEEKIYGKLIQQSDMKHVHIAPHALRTAAIFSILTRLKETKKQGMDLVKKMRMYDGEEVEGYKEADLREMQNEYLDEGMSGIDPRYVINRISSALIKQNLQCINALDILRAIKDGLDQHASITKEERERYLNFIALARKEYDELAKKEVQKAFVYSFEESAKTLFENYLDNIEAFCNWSKIRDPLTDEEMDPDERLMRSIEEQIGISENAKKAFREEILIRISAYSRKERKFEYSSHDRLREAIEKKLFADLKDIVKITTSTKTPDATQLKRMNEVIKRLIEEHGYTAASANELLRYVGSLLNR from the coding sequence ATGAATATTTTTGAACGCGTTGCGGAATATCGGGCAGAGAGTGACCGTTTGTCTTGGAATGGAACATTTGAAGATTATATTGCTCTGCTGAGAGAGGACCCGACTCCGGCAATGACGGCTCACGCACGAGTGTATCAGATGATTGAATCGTTTGGCGTGGAAGAAGTCGGGGGGCATAAACGGTATAAGTTTTTTGAACAGGAGATTTTTGGACTGGATCGCTCCATTGAGAAGCTGGTCGAGGAATATTTCCATTCGGCAGCACGACGTCTGGATGTACGGAAACGGATCTTGCTCCTTATGGGTCCGGTAAGTGGAGGGAAGTCGACACTCGTCACTTTGCTGAAGCGTGGTCTTGAACAGTTCTCGCGAACGGAAAAAGGGGCCGTTTACGCTATCGAGGGATGCCCAATGCATGAGGAACCCCTGCACTTAATCCCTCTGGAGCTTCGTCCCGAAGTGGAAAAAGAGATTGGTGTCCGTATTGAGGGCAACCTGTGCCCATCCTGCCAAATGAGACTTCGCACCGAATATGGCGGGGATATCAGCCGCGTCAAGGTAGAGCGGGTTATCATCTCCGAGGACAACCGAATAGGGATCGGAACATTCAGTCCGTCTGATCCGAAGTCCCAGGATATCGCAGATCTCACGGGCAGCATCGACTTCTCGACCATTACCGAGTTTGGTTCCGAATCCGACCCGCGTGCGTATCGTTTTGACGGGGAGTTAAACAAGGCGAATCGTGGATTGATGGAGTTCCAGGAGATGTTGAAATGTGATGAAAAGTTTCTGTGGAACCTCTTATCGCTCACGCAGGAGGGCAATTTCAAAGCAGGCCGGTTTGCCTTAATCAGTGCCGATGAGATGATCGTTGCTCATACCAATGAGTCTGAGTACAAATCGTTTATTTCGAATAAAAAGAATGAAGCCTTGCAATCCCGGATGATTGTAATGCCTATTCCATATAATCTGAAGGTCTCCGAAGAAGAGAAGATTTATGGAAAGCTCATTCAGCAAAGTGACATGAAACATGTTCATATTGCACCGCACGCGCTGCGGACCGCAGCCATTTTCTCCATACTTACGCGCCTGAAGGAAACGAAAAAACAAGGCATGGATCTCGTCAAAAAGATGCGGATGTATGATGGTGAGGAAGTGGAGGGTTACAAGGAAGCTGATCTGCGTGAAATGCAAAATGAGTATCTGGATGAGGGCATGTCCGGCATCGATCCACGTTATGTCATCAACCGGATATCCAGTGCTTTGATTAAGCAAAACCTTCAGTGCATTAACGCGTTGGATATTTTGCGGGCAATCAAGGACGGTCTGGATCAGCATGCTTCCATTACCAAAGAAGAACGCGAACGCTATCTGAACTTTATTGCTCTGGCGCGTAAAGAATATGATGAACTGGCCAAAAAGGAAGTGCAAAAGGCATTTGTGTATTCGTTTGAAGAGTCTGCCAAAACGCTGTTCGAAAATTACCTCGATAACATCGAGGCCTTCTGCAACTGGTCCAAAATTCGCGATCCGTTAACCGATGAGGAGATGGATCCGGATGAGCGTTTAATGCGTTCGATTGAGGAGCAGATCGGCATATCCGAAAATGCGAAAAAAGCATTCCGGGAAGAGATTCTGATCCGAATTTCAGCATACTCCCGCAAAGAGCGCAAGTTTGAATACAGCAGCCACGACCGACTGCGGGAAGCGATTGAGAAGAAGCTGTTCGCAGACCTGAAAGACATCGTCAAGATTACAACTTCAACCAAAACACCAGATGCTACACAATTGAAACGGATGAACGAGGTTAT